In the genome of Cryptomeria japonica chromosome 8, Sugi_1.0, whole genome shotgun sequence, one region contains:
- the LOC131036893 gene encoding receptor-like protein EIX1 codes for MEAMFSCGRVAFAIITISCWICCFTSSPAIACPFRERNLLLDFKVAIVDDYNTLRSWQGFNCCTWRGVSCNLHTGHVSGLDLSGYNLEGNISSSLFQLVQLEHLDLSHNLFKGKFSLPHNRQLKSLTFLDLSFAGNVNESSLSSVREFYVSLESLSNLVSLEYLSLAAVNISAGKEWGEDVGSLPNLQQLSMSGCGPGGPIPNSFLNLTSLLHLDLSDNYLSGHIPSWFENLTAQLLSLDLSGNYNLGGDLSFIGQRKSSLSLSSIDLSGTAVKGEIPAAIGNLLSLQSLDLSATEIEGEIPAAIGNMSSLEDLLLSNTRIEGEIPAAIGNLLSLKSLLLSNTRIEGNVSSLKSLDLSDNSIEGEIPLSIVNLSKLDNLILYKSKITGVIPPSLGSLSSLSYLDLGYNKLTGAIPSTVSDLVNLRVLYLDSNNLRGSVSLSLFHNLTRLETLYLSYNHLTVSIDSTWIPLFKLHYLGLGYCNLDRIPSFLVTQYDLTDLDLSANSIQTNIPSWIWNLPSLYSLNLSCNKLTGSLPSRLTLPNYFHYLDLHNNSLEGVLPLPPTGPHLLDLSMNQFNGSIPTDIGAHLQSTSFLSLSTNNLSGAIPDSICSPYLQVLDLSNNTLSSVIPPHLTRNCSSLSVLDLAENHLEGKMPAEWGNITKIHTLRLNGNHLRGVIPSSISKGRSLQVLDLGNNDLEGTIPQWIGKLSQLHVLVLRSNHFHGSIPRQVIGLPNLQILDLSGNHLSGAIPSHLTNLFAMVNASQNNSNHLEELFSYGTYTNQITISWKGRDVEFVKVLFILKCIDLSNNYLSGSIPPEMGSLQGLIALNLSRNHLNGRIPKTMGCMDQLESLDLSLNRLNGNIPLELQLLSYLQFLNLSHNMLDGKVPRGGQFLTFGESSYLGNLKLSGIPFTNITVCNNSSGFDNCTSIERSGEAENSDGEMIGWAVGLGLSYGLGFSIVIGILTFNKSVRNRAFNLYDVVILAVDRRIRGNR; via the exons ATGGAAGCTATGTTTTCATGTGGCAGAGTTGCATTTGCAATCATAACAATATCATGCTGGATCTGCTGCTTCACGTCTTCTCCTGCAATTGCATGCCCCTTCCGTGAGAGAAATCTTCTCCTGGATTTCAAGGTAGCCATTGTAGACGACTATAACACTCTAAGGTCCTGGCAAGGATTCAATTGCTGCACGTGGAGAGGAGTCAGTTGTAACCTCCACACAGGCCACGTTTCTGGACTGGATTTGAGTGGATACAATTTGGAAGGTAACATCAGTTCATCGCTGTTCCAACTTGTACAGTTGGAGCACCTCGATCTTAGTCACAACCTCTTCAAGGGTAAATTCAGTCTTCCCCATAATCGACAGTTGAAGAGTCTCACTTTTCTTGACTTGTCATTTGCtggaaatgtaaatgaatcctCACTGAGTTCTGTAAGGGAATTTTATGTGAGTTTGGAAAGCTTATCAAATCTGGTGAGCTTGGAATACCTCTCTCTTGCTGCAGTGAACATCTCTGCAGGCAAAGAGTGGGGTGAAGATGTTGGCAGTCTCCCCAACCTTCAACAACTCAGCATGTCTGGCTGTGGGCCAGGAGGACCAATCCCCAATTCCTTTCTCAACCTCACCTCTCTCCTTCATCTCGATCTATCAGACAACTATTTGTCAGGACATATACCTTCTTGGTTTGAAAATTTGACTGCCCAGTTGCTCTCACTTGATCTCTCTGGGAATTACAATCTTGGAGGAGACCTTTCTTTCATTGGACAACGAAAGTCTTCTTTGTCACTAAGCAGCATTGATCTTTCAGGGACAGCCGTGAAGGGTGAGATTCCAGCTGCTATAGGGAATTTGTTGTCCTTACAAAGTCTTGATCTATCAGCTACCGAAATCGAAGGTGAGATCCCAGCTGCTATAGGGAATATGTCGTCCTTGGAAGATCTTCTTCTCTCAAATACCAgaattgaaggtgagattccagCTGCTATAGGGAATTTGTTGTCTTTAAAAAGTCTTCTTCTGTCGAATACCAgaattgaag GGAATGTGTCGTCGTTGAAGAGTCTTGATCTGTCTGACAACTCTATTGAAGGTGAGATTCCTCTCTCCATAGTCAATCTCTCTAAACTTGATAACTTGATTCTGTACAAAAGCAAGATAACAGGGGTAATCCCACCTTCGTTGGGATCACTTTCTTCCCTTTCCTATCTTGACCTCGGCTACAACAAATTGACTGGTGCAATACCATCCACAGTTTCAGATCTTGTTAACTTAAGAGTCCTTTATCTAGACTCCAACAATTTGAGAGGCTCCGTTTCTCTTTCTCTCTTCCACAATCTCACTAGACTTGAAACTTTGTATCTTTCCTACAATCATTTAACTGTGAGCATTGATTCAACATGGATTCCGCTGTTTAAGCTTCACTATTTGGGACTAGGTTATTGCAATTTAGATAGAATTCCTTCGTTTCTTGTGACCCAATATGACTTGACGGATCTGGACCTATCTGCTAACAGTATCCAAACAAATATTCCATCTTGGATATGGAACTTACCCAGCCTTTATAGTTTGAACCTTAGTTGTAATAAATTAACAGGGTCATTGCCATCTAGACTAACATTACCCAACTATTTTCACTATCTAGATTTGCACAATAACAGCTTAGAAGgtgttcttcctcttcctcctactggtcctcatctgctggatctgtcgATGAATCAGTTTAATGGTTCTATTCCTACTGACATTGGTGCACATCTTCAAAGTACAAGCTTCTTATCCTTGTCGACGAATAATCTCAGCGGAGCGATTCCAGATTCTATTTGCAGTCCATATTTGCAGGTTCTTGACCTTTCAAATAATACGCTGAGCAGTGTCATTCCTCCTCATTTAACCAGGAATTGTTCTTCTCTTAGTGTTCTAGATTTGGCAGAAAATCATCTGGAAGGTAAAATGCCAGCAGAATGGGGCAACATTACAAAGATTCATACATTGAGGCTCAATGGTAATCATTTGAGAGGAGTTATTCCCTCATCCATTTCAAAAGGCCGATCTCTGCAAGTATTGGATTTGGGAAATAATGATTTGGAAGGCACCATTCCCCAGTGGATTGGTAAGCTATCACAGCTGCATGTGTTGGTCTTAAGGTCTAATCATTTTCATGGCAGTATCCCACGCCAGGTAATTGGCCTTCCGAATCTTCAAATTCTGGATCTTTCTGGCAACCACCTTTCAGGAGCTATTCCAAGCCACCTTACAAACTTGTTTGCAATGGTCAATGCATCACAGAATAATTCAAACCATCTAGAAGAACTCTTCTCATATGGTACGTATACAAATCAGATTACAATTTCCTGGAAAGGTCGGGATGTTGAGTTTGTTAAAGTTCTTTTCATTCTTAAATGTATTGATCTCTCAAACAACTACTTATCTGGGAGCATTCCTCCCGAAATGGGATCTCTTCAAGGCTTGATAGCCCTTAATCTTTCAAGGAATCATCTCAATGGCCGAATCCCAAAAACAATGGGATGCATGGATCAGCTAGAGTCTTTGGACCTTTCGCTAAACAGGCTGAATGGCAACATTCCATTAGAACTTCAGTTGCTGAGTTATTTGCAGTTCTTGAATCTGTCTCATAATATGCTTGATGGAAAGGTACCCCGCGGGGGGCAGTTTCTAACGTTTGGGGAGTCGTCCTACTTAGGCAATCTT